In one Brevibacillus composti genomic region, the following are encoded:
- the clpP gene encoding ATP-dependent Clp endopeptidase proteolytic subunit ClpP, whose product MHMNLIPTVIEQTNRGERAYDIYSRLLKDRIIFLGTPINDTVANIVVAQMLFLQAEDPEKDIHLYINSPGGSITAGMAIYDTMQFIKPDVSTICIGMAASMGAFLLAAGTKGKRYALPNSEVMIHQPLGGAQGQASDIEIAAKRILRMREHLNKILSERTGQPLERIQKDTDRDNFLSAQEAMEYGLIDKVISSEAAAK is encoded by the coding sequence ATGCACATGAACTTGATTCCGACTGTAATTGAACAGACCAACCGCGGTGAGCGTGCTTACGATATCTATTCCCGTCTGCTGAAGGATCGCATCATCTTTCTCGGTACGCCGATCAACGACACCGTAGCCAATATCGTCGTGGCACAGATGCTGTTCCTGCAAGCAGAAGACCCGGAAAAAGACATTCACTTGTATATTAACAGCCCGGGCGGATCGATTACCGCCGGTATGGCTATATACGATACGATGCAGTTTATCAAACCGGATGTATCCACGATCTGTATCGGGATGGCGGCATCCATGGGCGCCTTCCTGCTGGCAGCGGGCACCAAGGGCAAGCGCTACGCCCTCCCCAACAGCGAAGTGATGATCCACCAGCCTCTCGGAGGAGCACAAGGGCAGGCCAGCGATATCGAAATCGCCGCCAAACGCATCCTGCGAATGCGCGAGCACCTGAACAAAATCCTCTCGGAACGCACGGGTCAACCCTTGGAGCGCATCCAGAAGGATACGGACCGCGACAACTTCCTGTCCGCGCAAGAGGCGATGGAATACGGCCTGATCGACAAGGTCATCTCGTCCGAAGCTGCAGCCAAATAA
- a CDS encoding QueT transporter family protein — protein sequence MNVKTLVVNGIVAALYIAVSMLIQPFGFTNVQFRVSEMFNHLIVFNKKYFFGIILGVFLTNLLFSPMAAYDLVFGVGQSVLALLITMFTMRFIKDVWARMMVNTAVFTFTMFLIAYELKLVFDMPFYFTWLTTAAGELAVMLVGAPIMYLMNKRLNLEKRV from the coding sequence ATGAACGTAAAAACACTTGTCGTCAACGGCATTGTGGCTGCTCTGTACATTGCGGTCTCAATGCTCATCCAGCCTTTTGGCTTTACCAATGTACAATTTCGGGTATCCGAAATGTTCAATCATCTCATCGTCTTCAACAAGAAGTATTTCTTCGGCATTATCCTGGGGGTCTTTCTGACCAACCTGCTTTTCTCGCCGATGGCGGCATACGACCTGGTATTCGGCGTCGGCCAATCCGTGCTGGCTCTGCTGATTACGATGTTCACGATGCGGTTCATCAAAGACGTCTGGGCCCGCATGATGGTGAATACCGCCGTCTTCACCTTTACCATGTTTTTGATCGCGTATGAGCTGAAGCTGGTTTTCGATATGCCGTTCTACTTCACGTGGCTTACGACAGCGGCTGGCGAATTGGCGGTGATGCTGGTCGGGGCGCCGATCATGTATTTGATGAACAAGCGGCTGAATCTGGAAAAACGGGTCTAG
- a CDS encoding sigma-54 interaction domain-containing protein, with product MIAASVGSILRSFVDGVIVLNDRHEIIWHDLSEEISLAAKAGLPISELIPSAGRLDFSRYRAHSTVNGVPKYVNYSTFPIQRDGETIAVFSLSTNESKLKDWLHQTIEIKRQALEKEKNQRNERNGTTFSFPDIKGKSLAIKGLIKEAQAIALHNADVLIVGETGTGKELFAQSMHNHSPRAKSPFVAINCAAIPENLLESTLFGTVKGAFTGATDQIGLFEYAKDGTLFLDEINSMPMTLQSKLMRVLQERLVRRVGSNEVTPVECTVISASNEDPEKLIEEGKMRLDLFYRIAHTSIYIPPLRERKEDIRFFTDYFLAYYSKKFSKYVPPFSEELLEVFLAYPWPGNTRELEHLIENVVIRASETDEAIEVDHLPAYMRRKIFADPGYRAIEQKQKETKKRPLTSIFSASHVHYIQQTLEETGWNISKTAKKLGITRQSLQYHIKKHGLGKRD from the coding sequence ATGATCGCCGCATCGGTCGGATCGATTTTGCGGAGCTTCGTAGACGGAGTGATCGTGCTTAATGACCGGCATGAAATCATATGGCATGACTTGAGCGAAGAGATCTCCCTGGCCGCCAAGGCAGGGCTTCCGATTTCCGAGCTCATCCCCAGTGCGGGCCGCCTGGATTTTTCCCGGTACCGGGCCCATTCGACGGTCAACGGTGTGCCCAAATACGTCAACTACAGTACGTTTCCGATTCAGCGGGACGGGGAGACGATCGCCGTGTTTTCGCTCAGCACCAATGAATCCAAGCTCAAGGACTGGCTCCACCAGACCATCGAGATCAAGCGACAGGCGTTGGAAAAGGAGAAAAACCAGCGCAACGAGCGTAACGGCACGACCTTTTCTTTCCCGGACATCAAAGGAAAAAGTCTCGCGATCAAAGGGCTGATCAAGGAGGCGCAAGCGATTGCGCTCCACAATGCCGATGTGCTGATCGTCGGGGAAACCGGTACCGGGAAGGAGCTGTTTGCCCAAAGCATGCACAACCACAGCCCGCGCGCCAAAAGCCCCTTCGTCGCGATCAACTGTGCAGCGATTCCGGAAAATCTGCTGGAGAGCACGCTGTTCGGCACCGTAAAAGGGGCCTTTACCGGGGCGACGGATCAGATCGGTTTGTTTGAGTATGCCAAGGACGGCACGCTGTTTCTCGATGAGATCAACTCCATGCCGATGACGCTGCAGTCCAAGCTGATGCGCGTCTTGCAGGAGCGGCTGGTGCGGCGTGTGGGGTCCAACGAAGTGACGCCGGTGGAGTGCACGGTTATCAGCGCCTCCAACGAGGATCCCGAGAAGCTGATCGAAGAAGGGAAGATGCGGCTGGACTTGTTCTACCGGATCGCCCACACCAGCATCTACATCCCTCCTCTGCGTGAGCGCAAGGAGGACATCCGGTTCTTCACCGACTATTTCCTCGCCTACTACAGCAAAAAGTTCTCCAAGTACGTACCGCCGTTTTCCGAGGAGCTGCTCGAGGTATTCCTGGCGTATCCATGGCCCGGCAATACGCGGGAATTGGAGCATCTGATCGAAAATGTGGTGATCCGGGCGAGCGAGACGGACGAGGCGATCGAGGTGGATCACCTGCCGGCTTATATGAGAAGGAAGATTTTTGCGGATCCCGGCTACCGGGCAATCGAGCAGAAGCAGAAGGAAACAAAAAAGAGGCCGCTGACATCGATCTTCTCGGCCTCTCATGTGCACTATATTCAACAGACATTGGAAGAGACGGGCTGGAATATCTCCAAAACCGCCAAAAAGCTGGGGATTACCAGGCAAAGCCTGCAATACCATATCAAAAAGCACGGCCTTGGCAAACGGGACTAG
- the hutU gene encoding urocanate hydratase, with translation MSKPEILYSVKAQRGPVLRCKGWRQEAILRMLENNMENAEKPEELVIYGGIGKAARNWESYHAIVKTLKELEDDETLVVQSGMPVAVFKTHKYAPTVVMATTNIMKADWPTFYDLQDKNLTMYANYTAAPWEYIGTQGVIQGTFETLSAIARLHYNDSLVGKILLTAGAGGMGGNQTRAMTMHGGVAILCDSNVNIIQRRIDKGFIDLMVGSLDEAIELAKSHAAQGKPLGVAVVGNAADIFEEALEKGFLPDIATSMTPAHDPISYLPSGYTVEEAEQLRDTNRALYLEKARATMIRELKALIRFMDLGVHAFEYGTSIRKECIDAGMDEKEAKRLPGFVAEYIRPLFCEGRGPFRWVCLSGDPEDLRKIDDMVLEKFSDDLLVTRWISLAKKHIPIEALPARICYMGFGQRKAFALEVNDMVRRGELSGPVAFSRDNLDSGIGVVRHAQAGYEIARDVANGKGKLTKESIKIPLWWTPKATFGPKDLETEEAKA, from the coding sequence ATGTCAAAACCAGAGATTCTCTACTCCGTAAAAGCGCAAAGAGGTCCCGTACTCCGCTGCAAGGGCTGGAGACAGGAAGCCATTCTGCGCATGCTCGAGAACAATATGGAAAATGCAGAAAAACCGGAAGAGCTGGTCATCTACGGCGGGATCGGCAAGGCTGCCCGCAACTGGGAATCCTACCATGCCATCGTCAAAACCCTAAAAGAGCTGGAAGATGACGAAACGCTGGTCGTCCAATCCGGAATGCCAGTGGCGGTTTTCAAAACGCATAAGTACGCGCCAACCGTCGTCATGGCGACGACCAATATCATGAAGGCGGACTGGCCCACCTTCTACGACCTGCAGGACAAAAACCTGACGATGTACGCCAACTACACGGCCGCTCCTTGGGAGTATATCGGGACACAGGGCGTGATCCAGGGAACCTTCGAGACGCTGTCCGCGATCGCCCGCCTGCATTACAACGACTCGCTCGTCGGCAAAATCCTCCTGACCGCTGGCGCCGGCGGCATGGGCGGCAACCAAACCCGGGCGATGACCATGCACGGCGGCGTCGCGATCCTCTGCGACTCCAACGTCAACATCATTCAAAGACGAATTGACAAAGGCTTCATCGACCTGATGGTAGGCTCGCTGGACGAAGCGATCGAGCTGGCCAAATCCCACGCGGCCCAAGGGAAGCCGCTCGGCGTGGCGGTCGTGGGCAACGCGGCTGACATTTTTGAGGAAGCGCTGGAAAAAGGCTTCCTGCCGGACATCGCGACCTCGATGACGCCCGCGCATGACCCGATTTCCTACCTGCCGTCCGGATACACTGTCGAAGAAGCCGAGCAGCTGCGCGATACCAACCGCGCGCTGTACCTGGAAAAGGCGCGCGCCACGATGATCCGCGAGCTGAAAGCGCTGATCCGCTTCATGGATCTGGGCGTGCACGCCTTCGAATACGGCACCAGCATCCGCAAAGAGTGCATCGACGCGGGCATGGATGAAAAAGAAGCAAAACGTCTGCCCGGCTTCGTCGCCGAGTACATCCGTCCTCTCTTCTGCGAAGGCCGCGGACCTTTCCGCTGGGTATGCCTCTCCGGCGACCCGGAAGACCTGCGCAAGATCGACGACATGGTGCTGGAGAAATTTAGCGATGACCTGCTCGTGACCCGCTGGATCTCCCTGGCGAAAAAGCACATCCCGATCGAAGCTCTGCCTGCGCGGATCTGCTACATGGGCTTTGGCCAGCGCAAAGCCTTTGCCCTGGAGGTAAACGACATGGTCCGCCGCGGCGAGCTCTCCGGTCCGGTCGCCTTCTCCCGGGACAATCTCGACTCCGGTATTGGGGTCGTCCGTCACGCGCAGGCCGGCTACGAGATCGCCCGCGATGTCGCCAACGGCAAAGGAAAGCTGACCAAAGAAAGCATCAAGATCCCGCTCTGGTGGACCCCGAAAGCGACGTTTGGGCCAAAAGATTTGGAGACCGAAGAAGCAAAAGCCTGA
- the hutI gene encoding imidazolonepropionase, whose translation MSDRSAKAAADLIISNAAEAVTCVGDGMGDIGVIRHAWIAIKDGLIAGVGSEAEIVSHYAGEDTEVLDASGKVVAPGFVDSHTHLVFCGTRVEEYAAKVAGHSPEKLKELGIAMGPSRTVELTRDTPAEELFAQSKKRLLAMLEYGITTVESKSGYGLTTESEIKILEVSKRLGEETPLDVFHTFLGAHGFPENLTKAEYLDVIVSEMIPQVGERGLAHFCDVWCDDGYFTAEESALILRAGLKYGMKPKIHADAYSYIGGSDLAAEMKMVSVDHLNYTPVPVMEKLAQAGVTAVLMPALDFAVKHKQPFDARNMLDRGMKVALATDLCPACYTVSMPFVINLACRLYSFSVEEAIKAATYGGAQALALDDRGVIAAGKVADLQIWNVPTYKHIAYQLGMNIVQTVVKNGKVVVSQSA comes from the coding sequence ATGTCTGATAGAAGCGCAAAGGCCGCAGCCGATCTCATCATCAGCAATGCGGCCGAAGCTGTAACGTGCGTAGGCGATGGCATGGGAGATATCGGCGTCATCCGCCATGCCTGGATTGCGATTAAAGACGGCCTTATCGCCGGTGTCGGCTCCGAAGCGGAGATCGTCAGCCACTATGCTGGAGAAGACACGGAGGTGCTGGATGCTTCCGGCAAGGTCGTCGCGCCCGGCTTCGTCGATTCTCACACGCACCTGGTTTTCTGCGGAACACGCGTGGAAGAGTATGCCGCCAAGGTAGCCGGACACTCCCCGGAAAAACTGAAGGAGCTGGGGATTGCCATGGGACCCAGCCGCACCGTCGAGCTCACCCGGGATACGCCTGCCGAGGAGCTGTTTGCCCAGTCCAAAAAACGGCTGCTGGCGATGCTGGAATACGGCATCACCACGGTTGAGAGCAAAAGCGGCTACGGTCTGACGACGGAGAGCGAGATCAAAATTCTGGAGGTCAGCAAGCGGCTGGGAGAAGAGACGCCGCTTGACGTTTTTCACACCTTTTTGGGGGCGCATGGCTTCCCCGAGAATCTGACGAAAGCCGAATACCTGGACGTCATTGTCAGCGAGATGATCCCCCAGGTGGGCGAGCGCGGTCTGGCCCATTTTTGCGATGTCTGGTGTGACGACGGTTATTTCACCGCTGAGGAGTCGGCGTTGATTCTCCGAGCCGGATTGAAGTACGGCATGAAGCCGAAAATACACGCCGACGCCTATTCCTATATCGGCGGGTCGGATCTGGCGGCCGAGATGAAAATGGTCTCTGTCGACCATCTGAACTACACCCCTGTCCCCGTCATGGAAAAGCTGGCCCAAGCAGGCGTCACCGCCGTCTTGATGCCGGCCCTGGACTTCGCCGTCAAGCATAAGCAGCCCTTTGACGCCCGCAACATGCTCGACCGGGGCATGAAGGTGGCATTAGCCACAGACCTCTGCCCGGCCTGCTATACCGTCTCCATGCCGTTCGTCATCAATCTGGCATGCCGGCTGTACAGCTTCTCCGTCGAAGAGGCGATCAAGGCGGCCACCTATGGCGGGGCGCAGGCACTGGCGCTGGACGACCGGGGCGTGATCGCGGCGGGCAAAGTGGCGGACCTGCAGATTTGGAATGTCCCCACCTACAAGCATATCGCCTACCAACTGGGAATGAACATCGTGCAAACGGTAGTGAAAAACGGGAAAGTCGTTGTGAGCCAATCGGCTTAG
- a CDS encoding M20/M25/M40 family metallo-hydrolase gives MTNHVSRAASHVQEERLLALFLELTKINGPSTKEGPVAEYLKKALPALGFTLEFDEAHTQFGGEVGNLIAWREGTDSSIPPLFFSTHMDTVLPTEQLKPVIKDGVIYSDGTTILGADDRAALAAYLEAVRAIVESGVPHGPIEFILTVNEQPGLIGAAHLDYSKPRSKTGYIFDSSGDVGQIILKGPYSSRIWMEVEGNAAHIALNAEEGNSAFLIAAKGLLGMKLGVVDDGTLANMGIIQGGTLTSIIPGSVTVAGEVRSFSQDKLERQLKHMEEAMREAAEESGGSVQVRIEKKYSGFDIPPEHILVQTAEAAAGLINVRPYLTETLGGADTNVLNENGLTCITLGLGFQNIHSFREYISIENLVNTGRLTAALIEQWYTNHQKA, from the coding sequence ATGACCAACCATGTATCGCGCGCCGCTTCACATGTACAGGAGGAGCGTTTGCTCGCTCTTTTTCTGGAGCTGACGAAAATTAACGGCCCCAGCACAAAAGAAGGGCCTGTCGCGGAGTACCTGAAAAAAGCGCTGCCCGCACTCGGCTTTACCCTGGAATTTGACGAGGCGCATACCCAGTTCGGCGGCGAGGTCGGCAATCTGATCGCCTGGCGGGAAGGAACGGATTCCTCGATTCCGCCGTTGTTTTTCTCCACCCATATGGACACCGTCCTGCCTACCGAACAGCTGAAGCCGGTGATCAAAGACGGCGTTATCTATTCAGACGGCACGACCATACTGGGAGCCGATGACCGCGCCGCGCTGGCTGCTTATCTGGAAGCCGTCCGGGCGATTGTGGAAAGCGGCGTCCCCCACGGCCCGATTGAATTTATCCTGACCGTAAATGAACAGCCGGGGCTTATCGGGGCGGCGCATCTGGATTACAGCAAGCCGAGAAGCAAGACGGGCTATATCTTTGACAGCAGCGGCGACGTGGGCCAGATCATTCTCAAAGGGCCTTACAGCAGCCGCATCTGGATGGAGGTGGAGGGAAATGCGGCCCATATCGCTCTCAATGCTGAGGAAGGAAACAGCGCCTTCCTGATCGCGGCCAAAGGGCTTCTAGGAATGAAGCTGGGGGTTGTGGACGACGGCACGCTGGCCAATATGGGGATTATCCAGGGCGGAACCCTTACCTCTATCATCCCCGGCAGCGTGACGGTAGCAGGCGAGGTGCGCAGTTTCTCCCAAGACAAGCTGGAGCGTCAATTGAAGCATATGGAGGAGGCGATGCGCGAGGCCGCCGAGGAAAGCGGCGGCAGCGTGCAGGTGCGGATCGAGAAAAAATACAGCGGATTTGACATCCCGCCGGAGCATATCCTCGTCCAGACAGCCGAAGCGGCAGCGGGACTGATCAACGTCCGTCCCTACCTGACCGAGACCCTGGGCGGCGCCGACACCAATGTGCTGAACGAAAACGGCCTGACCTGCATCACGCTCGGCCTGGGCTTTCAGAATATCCACTCGTTCCGCGAGTACATCAGCATCGAAAATCTGGTCAATACCGGCCGTTTAACTGCCGCTTTGATTGAACAATGGTATACGAATCACCAAAAAGCGTGA